One genomic segment of Pseudomonas fortuita includes these proteins:
- a CDS encoding flavin reductase family protein — MIDATVYKNVLGSFPSGVTVITTLDDDGSVVGLTASAFSSLSMDPPLVLFCPNYTSDSYPVLMKQKRFAIHLLSGEQQAEAYAFAKKGKDKASGIEWSMSELGNPILAGATAVIECELWREYEGGDHAIMVGKVHNLIVPEEAPRPMVYCRGKMASLPAFA, encoded by the coding sequence ATGATCGACGCAACCGTCTACAAGAACGTCCTGGGCTCCTTCCCGTCCGGCGTTACCGTCATCACCACCCTGGACGATGACGGCTCGGTTGTCGGCCTGACCGCCAGCGCCTTCTCCTCCCTGTCGATGGACCCGCCGCTGGTGCTGTTCTGCCCCAACTACACCTCCGACTCCTACCCGGTGCTGATGAAACAGAAGCGTTTTGCCATTCACCTGCTCTCGGGTGAACAGCAAGCCGAAGCCTATGCGTTCGCCAAGAAGGGCAAGGACAAGGCCAGCGGCATCGAGTGGTCCATGAGCGAACTGGGTAACCCGATCCTGGCCGGCGCCACCGCCGTCATCGAATGCGAACTGTGGCGTGAATATGAAGGTGGCGACCACGCCATCATGGTCGGCAAGGTGCATAACCTGATCGTGCCCGAAGAAGCGCCCCGGCCGATGGTGTACTGCCGCGGCAAGATGGCCAGCCTGCCGGCCTTTGCCTGA
- a CDS encoding LLM class flavin-dependent oxidoreductase has protein sequence MKFSLFVHMERWDEQVSHRQLFEDLTELTLMAENGGFSTVWIGEHHAMEYTISPSPMPLLAYLAARTDKIRLGAGTIIAPFWNPIRVAGECALLDVISNGRMEVGLARGAYQFEFDRMANGMPATDGGKALREMVPVVRKLWEGDYAHDGEVYKFPTSTSVPKPFNATPPMWIAARDPDSHNFAVANGCNVMVTPLMKGDEEVLDLKNKFQAALDNNPDVPRPQLMVLRHTHVHSPAEPEGWKVGAQAISRFYRTFDAWFGNKTVPVNGFLEPSPESKFAEVPAFQLENIRKNTMIGTPEEIIARIKYYQELGVDEFSFWCDNSLPHAEKKKSLELFIKEVVPAFA, from the coding sequence ATGAAATTTTCGTTGTTCGTACACATGGAACGTTGGGATGAACAGGTCAGCCACCGCCAGTTGTTCGAAGACCTGACCGAACTGACCCTGATGGCCGAAAACGGCGGTTTCAGCACCGTGTGGATTGGCGAGCACCACGCCATGGAATACACCATTTCGCCGAGCCCGATGCCGCTGCTGGCCTACCTGGCCGCGCGCACCGACAAGATTCGCCTGGGTGCCGGCACCATCATTGCGCCGTTCTGGAACCCGATCCGCGTCGCCGGCGAATGCGCCCTGCTCGACGTGATCAGCAACGGCCGCATGGAAGTGGGCCTGGCCCGTGGCGCCTACCAGTTCGAGTTCGACCGCATGGCCAATGGCATGCCAGCCACCGACGGCGGCAAGGCGCTGCGCGAGATGGTGCCGGTCGTACGTAAGCTGTGGGAAGGCGACTACGCCCATGACGGCGAAGTGTACAAGTTCCCCACCTCCACCAGCGTGCCGAAACCGTTCAACGCGACGCCGCCGATGTGGATCGCCGCCCGCGACCCGGATTCGCACAACTTCGCCGTGGCCAACGGCTGCAACGTCATGGTCACCCCGCTGATGAAGGGTGACGAAGAAGTACTGGACCTGAAGAACAAGTTCCAGGCCGCTCTGGACAACAACCCGGACGTGCCGCGCCCACAACTGATGGTGCTGCGCCACACCCACGTGCACAGCCCGGCCGAGCCGGAAGGCTGGAAAGTCGGCGCGCAGGCCATCTCGCGCTTCTATCGCACCTTCGATGCCTGGTTCGGTAACAAGACCGTTCCGGTCAACGGCTTCCTGGAGCCGAGCCCGGAATCGAAGTTTGCCGAAGTGCCGGCGTTCCAGCTGGAGAACATTCGCAAGAACACCATGATCGGCACGCCGGAAGAAATCATCGCGCGCATCAAGTACTACCAGGAGCTCGGCGTCGACGAGTTCAGCTTCTGGTGCGACAACAGCCTGCCCCACGCCGAGAAGAAGAAGTCGCTGGAACTGTTCATCAAGGAAGTGGTGCCGGCGTTCGCCTGA
- a CDS encoding amino acid synthesis family protein produces the protein MSFEIRKIVTYSEETRIEGGKATDKPVTMVGLAVVIKNPWAGRGFVEDLKPEIRANCSELGALMVERLTAAIGGADKIEAYGKAAVVGADGEIEHASAVIHTLRFGNHYREAVQAKSYLSFTNKRGGPGTSIQIPMMQKDDEGLRSHYITLEMQIEDAPRADEIVVVLGAADGGRLHPRIGNRYIDLEELAAEKANAQ, from the coding sequence ATGAGTTTCGAAATCCGCAAGATCGTCACCTACTCCGAAGAGACCCGCATCGAAGGCGGCAAGGCCACCGACAAACCAGTGACCATGGTCGGCCTGGCCGTCGTGATCAAGAACCCATGGGCCGGTCGCGGTTTTGTTGAAGATCTGAAGCCGGAAATCCGCGCCAACTGCTCGGAGCTGGGTGCACTGATGGTCGAGCGCCTGACCGCTGCCATTGGCGGTGCCGACAAGATCGAAGCCTACGGTAAAGCGGCCGTGGTCGGCGCCGACGGCGAAATCGAGCACGCCTCGGCTGTGATCCACACCCTGCGCTTCGGCAACCACTACCGCGAAGCGGTGCAGGCCAAGAGCTACCTGAGCTTCACCAACAAGCGCGGCGGCCCCGGCACCTCGATTCAGATCCCGATGATGCAGAAGGACGACGAAGGCCTGCGTTCGCACTACATCACTCTGGAAATGCAGATCGAAGACGCCCCGCGGGCCGATGAAATCGTTGTGGTGCTGGGCGCTGCCGACGGCGGCCGCCTGCACCCGCGCATCGGCAACCGCTACATCGACCTGGAAGAACTGGCTGCCGAAAAAGCCAACGCTCAATAA